The Arenibacter algicola region AACAAATAATATTTGAACAAAACCAGTAATTTTTTTCGTTTCGGATTACCTGTAGGTCCTTTCTTTATAATAAGGTTGGCCCATTTCGTAAATAATACATTACCTCTAATGTCTGTCTGTATAAGTAAGGGTTTCACTTTAACGGCATCCAATTTTAATAACTCATCCTGTAGATTGTCGTAATCATTGTTTAATAGGGCATTCCGGATAGGCGTTCCAAATTTTTCCGAAGCTTTTATATCCTCGTCGGAAACCCCCGGTTTTGGAAAAATACCAAGGTATTTGGTTTTTTTTCCGCCTAGCATCCAATGCACTATGGTTATTACGCTTATGTGATTTATGTGACGGTCTACCAAAGCTATATTGCCCACTAAACGGGCATTACAGGAAACTAGAAGGCGTTTCATTTTTTCCTGTGCCATTAACCACATATTTCTACAGGCAATTACCGTAACCACGGGTGTTTGGTCCAGTAATTTTTTGGCAACATCAGATTTTAGGAAAGAATTAATGGGTATGGAGGGGGTTAAATACCAGACCTGATAACCTAGAATTATGAGATCGTATTTCCTTTCAAGGATATGGGCCTTTGGTGCCTTTAGCTCACATGGTATCTGTAGGAAGGATTCAGGAAACGCATCATAAAAATCATCCTGTTTCCATGGAAATTTGTAATCATTTTTGGGACTTATCCTATAATAGGTGATGTTCACATTCTCCCCTTCTATGGAAGTTGCTAAATTTTGAACAATATCCAATAACTGCCCGGATTGGGAGTAATAAATTATAAGAACTTCTTTCATGGGTAAGCTATTAATCTTCTTTATAATACCACCAAGTTTGCCATTTTATCAATATCAAAATGGTCTTTTCTGTGATTTTTAATACGGTTCAAATTTAATTTTAATTTTCAGATCGGTGCCAGATATGGAAAATGTAACCAAAACTTAGTGTTATCCTAACCGAACTTAATTTTTTGAACCCCAAAAATCAAAATAGTTGAACCACTGTAAAGGATATTGTTCTATTATCCATTCCATACTGTCAATATAATTAGCCAATAATCCTTCGGCATCCCTTTTCTTAAAATCTGCTTTTCTGGCGTAAAGGTGATAATGTTTATTTGTTTCCTTCATTACATATACAAACAGAACCGGTACGTTTAATCTGGATCCCATCAAAAAAGGACCGGAAGGAAATTGTGCATTTTCACCTAAAATTGGTGCGGTCATCAACTTGGCCGTTGTTGCATATCTATCTCCGGTCATGCAAATTATCTCATTTTTTGCCAATGCCGCATTCATTTCAAAGATATGGGAAAGATCTTCCTGTAGGATAATAAATTTGGTTGAGGATTTCCTAATATATCTATCAAGGTATTCCTTTATGGCCTTATGCTCCGCATCCGTGGTAAGTAGATTAATAGTGGCATTCCCTTCCAATTCGTCCAAGAAGAACTCAGCTATTTCAAAGTTGCCCAAATGGGCACTGATCAAAATCCCTCCTTTATTATTGGCCAAGGTTTCGTTTAGATGTTCTATTCCGTCAAAATGATAGGTGAACCTATTTCTGAGACCGGAAGAAATTGCTACTTTGTCCAAAATGGTCTGTCCAAATACGTAGTAGCTTTTATAGATGGATATAATACTTTTTAGGGTGCTGTACTTAAGTCGTTTACGGAAATAATAATAGCTGGACTTAGTGCTTGCGGGGGCAAAAAAGCAAAAATAAAAGGCGACAAAAAATAGAATAAAATAGGCCGATCCCAATCCAAGCCTTCTAATGAAAAAAACAAAAATCTTATATCCTAAAACTGAACCTCTGGACTTTCCTTTCCATTGATTTGACATTTTTTGCGACTAAAATTTTAGTTTAATTTCTTCTCTATAAGATCATAAAAGTCTTGTAATGTAATTACATTAATGAAATCTTCCCCCACCAATTTAACACTAAAGTTAGATTCGATGGCCACTACTAAATCAACAAAATCCAAACTGTCCAATTCAAGCGTTTTCTTTAAATTGGCCATAGGAGAAATATCATCGGCATCAACTTCAAATTCATCTATAAGAAAGTTGTTTATTTTATCAATAATTACTTCTTTATTCATCTTTAATCTTTCACTTTTTTTATTAGCAATGCTGAATTTGTACCTCCAAATCCAAAAGAATTCGACAAAAATACATCAATTTTTTTATCCAGTGTTTTTCTTACCAGATTTAATTTGGCCGCATCTTCGTCAGGATTTTCAAGATTTATATTAGGGGCAATAAACGAATGTTCCATCATCAGCATGGAATAAACAATCTCACTAGCACCCGCCATCCAACATTCATGGCCGGTCATGGATTTTGTAGAACTAACAAAGGGACCATTTTCGCCAAAAACAGCAAATATGGCCTTGGCCTCATTGGAATCCCCCACAGGGGTAGAAGTAGCATGGGCATTAACATAGTCTATTTCCTTGGGCTGTATTTGCGCTTGGTCTATAGCTTTTTTCATGGCCAAGGTAGGTCCATCTACGTTTGGAGTGGAGATATGGTCTCCATTGGATGAAAACCCATAGCCAATAATTTCTCCTAAAATAACGGCATTCCTTTTTTTAGCGGATTCATAGCTTTCAACTATAAGGGATGCTGCTCCGCCGCTAGGTACCAGTCCGTCCCTACTTTTGTCAAATGGGCGTGAAGCCGTCCCGGGTGTTACGTCGTTGACCGAAAATACACCAAGGCCATCAAAACTGCCCATGGCCAATTCATTAATTTCTTGGGTTCCGCCACATATTATGCAATCTTGAAGCCCACTTTTTATTAATTGATAGGCAATGCCAATGGCATGCGACCCACTTGCACATGCAGCGCTTACGGTGAAGTTGATCCCCGTTAATTTGAAAATGGTGGAGAGATTCATGGTTACCGACGAGTTCATGGCCTTAAAAATAGCGCCTGAACCAACCAAGGTAGTATCTTTCTTTTCCCTTAGTTTGTCTATGGATTCTATA contains the following coding sequences:
- a CDS encoding beta-ketoacyl-[acyl-carrier-protein] synthase family protein → MKRVVITGMGIYSCLGKNLDEVKESLYKGASGIVYDEKRKEFGYRSCLTGMVEEPDLKDLLTRRQRLSLGEEGAYAYVATLEALKNAGISQEYIDNNEVGVLYGNDSTAKSVIESIDKLREKKDTTLVGSGAIFKAMNSSVTMNLSTIFKLTGINFTVSAACASGSHAIGIAYQLIKSGLQDCIICGGTQEINELAMGSFDGLGVFSVNDVTPGTASRPFDKSRDGLVPSGGAASLIVESYESAKKRNAVILGEIIGYGFSSNGDHISTPNVDGPTLAMKKAIDQAQIQPKEIDYVNAHATSTPVGDSNEAKAIFAVFGENGPFVSSTKSMTGHECWMAGASEIVYSMLMMEHSFIAPNINLENPDEDAAKLNLVRKTLDKKIDVFLSNSFGFGGTNSALLIKKVKD
- a CDS encoding NADPH-dependent FMN reductase family protein; amino-acid sequence: MKEVLIIYYSQSGQLLDIVQNLATSIEGENVNITYYRISPKNDYKFPWKQDDFYDAFPESFLQIPCELKAPKAHILERKYDLIILGYQVWYLTPSIPINSFLKSDVAKKLLDQTPVVTVIACRNMWLMAQEKMKRLLVSCNARLVGNIALVDRHINHISVITIVHWMLGGKKTKYLGIFPKPGVSDEDIKASEKFGTPIRNALLNNDYDNLQDELLKLDAVKVKPLLIQTDIRGNVLFTKWANLIIKKGPTGNPKRKKLLVLFKYYLLFAIWAIAPIVFIVFLATYIPRYNKIKRDKAYYSSVRLKNS
- a CDS encoding LpxL/LpxP family acyltransferase, which translates into the protein MSNQWKGKSRGSVLGYKIFVFFIRRLGLGSAYFILFFVAFYFCFFAPASTKSSYYYFRKRLKYSTLKSIISIYKSYYVFGQTILDKVAISSGLRNRFTYHFDGIEHLNETLANNKGGILISAHLGNFEIAEFFLDELEGNATINLLTTDAEHKAIKEYLDRYIRKSSTKFIILQEDLSHIFEMNAALAKNEIICMTGDRYATTAKLMTAPILGENAQFPSGPFLMGSRLNVPVLFVYVMKETNKHYHLYARKADFKKRDAEGLLANYIDSMEWIIEQYPLQWFNYFDFWGSKN
- a CDS encoding phosphopantetheine-binding protein, giving the protein MNKEVIIDKINNFLIDEFEVDADDISPMANLKKTLELDSLDFVDLVVAIESNFSVKLVGEDFINVITLQDFYDLIEKKLN